The following are from one region of the Rosistilla carotiformis genome:
- a CDS encoding SMP-30/gluconolactonase/LRE family protein gives MTFALRSLALAAILFGLAAQPCSAQDSLGRIERLDPALDKLLAKDAKIEVLASGFTWSEGPLWVPEEGGYVLLSDIPRNSIFRWDAKRGVSLFMSPSGYTGNTYYGLEPGANGLALDAKGQVMMCEHGDRRVSVLTRDGGKRTLVDNYQGKRLNSPNDLVLHSSGAIYFTDPPYGMPKRYDDPRRELDFCGVYRLATDGTLTLISKELARPNGIGLSPDEKTLYVAQSDPKHAIWARFALNDDGTAGAMSILYDATDQVGKLPGLPDGLAVDPQGNLWASGPGGIYVFEPSGKLIGRLLTGQRTSNCTLGGPDGKDLFITADSYLCRVRLR, from the coding sequence ATGACCTTCGCTCTCCGCTCCCTTGCGCTGGCTGCGATTTTGTTTGGACTGGCCGCTCAACCTTGTTCGGCTCAGGATTCACTTGGCAGGATCGAACGCTTGGATCCCGCGCTAGACAAGCTGTTGGCGAAAGATGCAAAGATCGAAGTCCTTGCGTCGGGCTTCACGTGGTCCGAGGGGCCGCTGTGGGTTCCCGAGGAGGGTGGTTATGTGTTGCTGAGCGATATCCCGCGGAATTCGATTTTCCGTTGGGATGCGAAGCGCGGCGTGTCGTTGTTTATGAGCCCTAGCGGCTACACAGGTAACACTTATTACGGTTTGGAACCGGGAGCCAACGGCTTGGCTTTGGATGCCAAGGGGCAAGTCATGATGTGTGAACATGGCGATCGCCGCGTCAGCGTTTTGACGCGCGATGGCGGCAAGCGAACGCTGGTCGACAATTATCAAGGCAAGCGACTGAACAGCCCCAATGACTTGGTGCTTCATTCCTCCGGAGCGATCTACTTCACCGATCCGCCCTACGGAATGCCAAAGCGATACGACGACCCGCGGCGCGAACTCGACTTCTGTGGCGTCTACCGGTTGGCGACCGATGGTACGCTGACCCTGATCTCCAAGGAACTCGCTCGTCCTAACGGAATCGGTCTCTCGCCCGACGAAAAAACGTTGTACGTCGCTCAGTCGGACCCCAAACACGCAATCTGGGCTCGCTTTGCTTTGAATGACGATGGTACCGCTGGGGCAATGTCGATCCTTTATGATGCAACCGATCAGGTAGGCAAGTTGCCCGGTTTGCCCGATGGATTGGCCGTCGATCCGCAAGGCAACCTGTGGGCCTCGGGCCCCGGCGGGATCTATGTTTTTGAACCCTCGGGAAAACTGATCGGCCGTTTGCTGACGGGCCAACGAACCAGCAACTGCACCCTCGGCGGCCCCGACGGCAAGGACCTATTTATCACCGCCGATTCGTACCTCTGTCGCGTTCGACTGCGATAG
- the tnpA gene encoding IS200/IS605 family transposase, which yields MSTHQQLLYHIVFSVKDRRPLLQDDALRDQVWSYMAGIAKNLEGFAIKIGGFYDHAHVLVRIPAKVAVADFVGALKSNSSRQVNDARAGKLKFHWQDGYGAFTVSPSQADRVVRYIQNQLTHHAKQTFQDEYLTLLAKHEIEFDPARVWE from the coding sequence ATGTCCACGCACCAACAGTTGCTCTATCACATCGTCTTCAGCGTGAAGGATCGACGCCCGTTGTTGCAAGACGATGCGCTTCGCGACCAAGTCTGGTCGTACATGGCTGGAATCGCAAAAAATCTGGAAGGGTTCGCGATCAAAATTGGCGGCTTCTACGACCACGCGCACGTGCTGGTCCGGATTCCAGCGAAAGTCGCGGTTGCCGATTTTGTAGGAGCGTTGAAATCTAATTCAAGTCGTCAGGTCAACGATGCGCGAGCGGGAAAACTCAAGTTTCATTGGCAAGACGGTTACGGCGCGTTTACGGTTAGCCCTTCTCAAGCCGACAGGGTTGTCAGGTATATCCAAAATCAGTTGACACATCATGCGAAACAGACCTTCCAGGATGAGTATCTCACGCTATTGGCAAAACATGAAATCGAATTCGATCCAGCGCGAGTTTGGGAGTAG
- a CDS encoding cytochrome c peroxidase gives MGSLRHGSLALAACFAFGVPNTANAVQPLRPVDACFVAEDQTLLVACRRSGVILALDSDTGQLQSKLSIGGDVVAVEALPDASVWAIDQAGNRLVQIHFVDGKLSTGSVIDCVKSPASVIAAEGNQLLVAGLWSRSVTCVVPTSNDSPAHRVWTCDLNFSPQTLRLLQPENVVLAVDAFGSQIAYLDAATGQQLRQTEFYGHRIRGMIDDPDGKRLIVSHQMLNSAAQSSNNDIHWGMMVSNDLRWLDRGRVMEADEENFYKDGHIDPIGIVGQGGADPNDLVCTVDGIVIVPLGGANEVAIGHEEFYELARLPVGINPVAVAVDSRGKTGWVVNRLDDSLTKIDIGERSVLKTVRLSEGWTPTTAELGERLFHDASLAHDGWMSCSSCHPGGHAVNERADNLSDGAYTSPKRVLSLLGRADTAPFGWIGADEKLEAQLQRTVRTTMQGHNTLTSEQVVQLTAFLESLVPPPPIVDASIPEVGESIARGQVIFQRQGCNDCHAGSKYTSAELYDVGLEDELGHTLFNPPSLLGVGQRGPRYFHDLRADSLEAVFTEHKHTLDQPLSQPDLEDLLTFLRSL, from the coding sequence ATGGGTTCTTTGCGCCACGGCTCGCTGGCGTTGGCCGCGTGTTTCGCCTTCGGTGTACCCAACACCGCAAACGCGGTCCAACCGCTTCGGCCGGTCGACGCCTGTTTCGTGGCCGAGGATCAAACGTTGCTCGTTGCATGCCGGCGCAGTGGTGTAATTCTTGCACTCGACAGCGACACGGGCCAGTTGCAATCGAAATTGTCGATCGGCGGTGACGTGGTCGCGGTCGAAGCGTTGCCCGACGCATCGGTGTGGGCGATCGACCAGGCGGGAAATCGTCTCGTTCAAATCCACTTTGTCGACGGCAAATTATCGACCGGCAGCGTGATCGATTGCGTGAAGAGTCCGGCTTCGGTGATCGCCGCGGAAGGCAACCAGTTGCTGGTCGCGGGGCTTTGGAGTCGCAGCGTCACGTGCGTCGTGCCCACTTCGAACGACAGTCCCGCGCATCGCGTATGGACGTGCGACTTAAATTTTTCACCGCAGACGCTGCGGTTGCTTCAGCCAGAAAACGTTGTGTTGGCAGTGGATGCGTTTGGTAGCCAGATCGCGTACTTGGATGCGGCTACCGGGCAACAACTGCGGCAGACCGAATTTTACGGGCATCGGATCCGCGGCATGATCGACGATCCCGACGGCAAGCGGTTGATCGTTTCACATCAAATGCTTAACTCCGCCGCTCAATCGTCTAACAATGACATCCACTGGGGCATGATGGTTTCCAACGATCTGCGTTGGTTGGACCGCGGGCGTGTGATGGAAGCGGACGAAGAGAACTTCTACAAAGACGGGCACATCGATCCGATTGGAATCGTGGGGCAGGGAGGCGCCGATCCGAACGATCTCGTCTGCACCGTCGACGGGATCGTTATCGTTCCATTGGGTGGAGCTAACGAGGTTGCGATTGGACACGAAGAGTTCTACGAATTGGCTCGGCTGCCCGTCGGCATCAATCCCGTTGCGGTCGCTGTCGACAGCCGAGGCAAGACCGGTTGGGTGGTCAATCGTTTGGACGATTCATTGACCAAGATCGACATCGGCGAGCGAAGCGTCTTGAAAACCGTTCGCCTGTCGGAAGGCTGGACTCCGACGACGGCCGAACTCGGCGAACGCCTGTTTCACGACGCGTCGCTGGCGCACGATGGTTGGATGAGTTGTTCCAGCTGTCATCCCGGCGGCCATGCGGTCAATGAGCGCGCGGACAATCTAAGCGACGGAGCGTACACCTCGCCCAAACGAGTGCTCTCGCTGCTGGGCCGCGCCGATACGGCTCCCTTCGGCTGGATCGGTGCCGATGAAAAGTTGGAGGCTCAACTGCAGCGCACCGTCCGCACGACGATGCAGGGGCACAATACGCTCACTAGCGAACAGGTGGTCCAGCTGACTGCGTTTCTGGAATCCTTGGTCCCACCGCCACCAATCGTCGACGCGTCGATTCCCGAAGTCGGCGAGTCGATCGCGCGCGGCCAAGTGATCTTCCAACGCCAAGGGTGCAACGATTGCCACGCCGGCAGCAAATACACCTCGGCGGAATTGTACGACGTCGGGCTCGAGGACGAACTCGGACACACCCTCTTCAACCCGCCATCGCTCCTAGGCGTCGGCCAGCGCGGCCCCCGCTACTTCCACGATCTGCGAGCCGATTCGTTGGAAGCTGTCTTCACCGAGCACAAGCACACCCTCGATCAACCGCTCTCTCAACCCGACCTCGAAGACCTGCTAACCTTCCTGCGCAGCCTGTAG
- a CDS encoding HD domain-containing protein: MSHRAALAQIPELLSIAAPPGVVRIPPEWNVPLSDRAARLLDAAPLRRLSQISQLGLVGLVYPGATHSRLEHSLGVYRNALLFLQRLVATDRFAEIVEPRGGERFLLAALLHDVGHWPFCHPTEDMQLPGLPRHEVRARRIITQTEIADRIRDDWNVDPERVCDLLDGNCDSDETQVLTSLLSGPIDVDKVDYLVRDSLHAGVPYGRNFDVGRLIASLAIHPTRPRLAITDKGRTAAEMMVFSRYIMFSEVYWHPTVRAATAMLQRAVYQLHERLDMDGICELTDAPWIERLLMASAGTDVQWLAQGLFGAQRRLFKEIAQFSVLDSPQIHASLAGRSYPWLVRCSETFARLASVEIGRRVGPTHVLIDAPPKKLEVDINVDVVDEQGFVRTLGDVSPVAAVLARQQFDNYVKRVRIFVLPELRHSLSPNQACQILERAVEQTPPDR; encoded by the coding sequence ATGAGTCACCGTGCAGCCCTTGCGCAAATTCCTGAATTGCTTTCGATTGCGGCGCCGCCGGGCGTGGTGCGGATCCCTCCCGAATGGAACGTGCCCCTTTCGGATCGTGCCGCGCGGTTGCTCGATGCCGCTCCATTGCGGCGGCTCAGCCAAATCAGTCAGTTGGGGCTAGTCGGGCTCGTTTATCCGGGGGCGACCCATTCGCGTTTGGAGCATTCGCTGGGAGTCTATCGCAACGCCTTGCTTTTCCTGCAGCGGTTGGTGGCGACCGATCGATTCGCCGAAATCGTCGAGCCGCGCGGTGGAGAACGTTTTTTGTTGGCAGCGCTGTTACACGATGTCGGTCATTGGCCGTTCTGTCATCCGACCGAAGACATGCAATTGCCAGGCCTACCGCGACACGAGGTGCGGGCGCGTCGGATCATCACGCAAACGGAAATCGCCGATCGAATCCGCGACGATTGGAATGTGGACCCCGAACGGGTTTGCGACCTGTTGGATGGCAATTGTGATTCGGACGAGACCCAAGTGCTGACAAGCCTTTTGAGCGGGCCGATCGATGTCGACAAGGTGGACTATCTGGTTCGAGACAGTCTGCACGCAGGCGTTCCTTATGGACGCAACTTTGACGTCGGTCGGTTGATCGCGTCGTTGGCGATTCACCCCACGCGGCCGCGTTTGGCGATCACCGATAAGGGGCGCACCGCCGCGGAGATGATGGTCTTCTCACGTTACATCATGTTCAGCGAGGTTTATTGGCATCCGACCGTTCGCGCGGCGACGGCGATGCTGCAACGGGCGGTTTACCAATTGCACGAGCGGTTGGACATGGATGGGATTTGCGAACTGACCGACGCGCCTTGGATTGAGCGTTTATTGATGGCCAGCGCTGGGACGGACGTCCAATGGCTGGCTCAAGGCCTGTTTGGTGCGCAACGGCGATTGTTTAAAGAGATCGCTCAGTTCAGCGTTTTAGATTCGCCGCAGATCCATGCCTCGCTCGCCGGTCGATCCTATCCATGGTTGGTGCGTTGCAGCGAAACGTTTGCGCGGTTGGCCAGTGTGGAGATCGGTCGGAGAGTTGGTCCCACGCATGTCTTGATCGACGCGCCGCCGAAAAAATTGGAGGTCGACATCAACGTCGATGTTGTCGATGAACAAGGATTCGTGCGAACGCTAGGCGATGTTTCGCCAGTCGCCGCGGTTTTGGCCCGTCAGCAGTTCGACAACTATGTCAAACGTGTTCGAATCTTCGTTTTGCCCGAACTGCGCCATAGCCTGTCGCCGAATCAAGCGTGCCAAATCCTGGAGCGGGCGGTCGAGCAAACGCCGCCCGATCGGTGA
- a CDS encoding DEAD/DEAH box helicase encodes MAKNKRGRAVGGPMPPYATSILKQLLTESPGSAFRSDSGSVWQDEQNSSDPQKRLGAERVRQWYEGCLDILDSFPDDIVDADTYEPPHAFHVSAIYSDGTVTGQYRQGSERYDVMVAVPDGSLRKQFACSCPTSLGKYYCSHCFHFVDYVYEQLRDYRSWLNRQVAQGLFHSGSMDPKRFDFSDKARIESLLDALVVPEAAMEIDDAQLPPLQTVSQDRIAWNISTRGTDHEVFAVVQQAKKRGGGWTKGRKTALTNLADLDVSLSEADRRIKALIQFESNYYRVHVKLDPVAAIREMVGQPNILFNNHPAEVVRFDATFAFCKDDEHCWLGLVGSKQYNNTYLFNDSCLIHIRNDLASVRVCDMHPSRLKTIVSVFRLPRIPVEFEQDLLRRVADLQRVINIKVPETIAGQIVADACRPVVLLRAHASGSLDYGVRVRDAMDVLHRPGTGLMLKSGNRDGQPVQFQRDADAEVRAAEELLGRLGQTARTFDGSIQDFEAALQLIAHLQDLEADGTEVLWDKGSEKPLKVLGAVTSSNVSVGINRKQDWFQLSGSCQLGEESVELVDLLGALQETGDASVRGDFVRIGDKGWTKIEKGLRAQLTGLRDSITQDRRSLKFDATSASAVRDFLSHDVQVEATRAWHQCLVRLERAEKLEPVLPSNLNATLRDYQTDGFRWLRRLAEWGVGGILADDMGLGKTLQTLAVILDRSSEGPTLVIAPTSVGFNWVREAERFAPDLSVHLYRETERGEFLNGVGPGTLVVCSYGLALRDAEALAGVQWSTLVLDEAQAIKNSRSKTSAAIATIPAQWKVALTGTPVENHLGELWSLFHVISPGVFGGWDQFRKRFAGPIEKDNNESRRLALRDRLQPFVLRRTKTEVLKDLPPRSDMNLYVELSDAERRMYDKVRASAIGEIDQIANLGDVKDQRFKILALLTRLRQIACSPRMVDESLTQRSSKLQLLLETVAELKEEGHRVLIFSQFVKHLALIREMFDQEEIRYEYLDGQTPADQRQAGVDRFQNGDATAFLISLKAGGTGLNLTAADYVIHMDPWWNPAVEDQATDRAHRIGQENPVMVYRLISEGTIEEEILKLHDAKRDLVSGVMEGTHAAAKLSTSDLIDLVRGT; translated from the coding sequence ATGGCTAAAAATAAACGTGGACGCGCCGTCGGTGGCCCCATGCCTCCCTATGCCACGTCGATCCTGAAGCAATTGCTCACCGAATCTCCCGGTTCGGCGTTCCGATCCGATTCCGGCTCGGTTTGGCAGGATGAACAGAATTCTTCCGACCCGCAAAAGCGGCTGGGGGCCGAACGCGTTCGCCAATGGTACGAAGGCTGCCTGGATATTCTGGATTCGTTTCCTGATGATATCGTTGATGCGGACACCTACGAGCCACCGCATGCGTTCCACGTCTCGGCGATCTATTCCGACGGCACGGTCACCGGTCAGTACCGCCAGGGTTCGGAGCGGTACGATGTGATGGTGGCAGTCCCTGATGGCAGCCTCCGAAAACAGTTCGCCTGCAGCTGTCCCACGTCGCTCGGCAAATACTATTGCTCGCACTGCTTCCACTTTGTCGACTACGTCTACGAACAATTGCGTGACTACCGCAGTTGGTTAAATCGTCAGGTCGCCCAAGGGTTGTTCCATTCCGGATCGATGGATCCCAAACGCTTTGATTTCAGTGACAAAGCGCGGATCGAGAGCCTGCTGGATGCCTTGGTCGTTCCCGAGGCAGCAATGGAAATCGACGACGCGCAACTGCCTCCGTTGCAAACCGTCTCGCAAGATCGGATCGCGTGGAACATCTCCACTCGCGGGACCGATCACGAAGTCTTTGCCGTTGTCCAACAGGCGAAGAAGCGTGGCGGGGGATGGACTAAAGGACGCAAAACGGCGCTGACCAACCTCGCCGATTTAGATGTTTCGCTGAGTGAAGCCGATCGCCGCATCAAAGCGTTGATTCAATTCGAGTCGAATTATTACCGCGTCCACGTCAAGCTGGATCCCGTGGCGGCGATTCGCGAAATGGTCGGCCAGCCGAACATCTTGTTTAACAACCATCCGGCCGAAGTGGTTCGCTTCGATGCGACCTTTGCCTTCTGCAAGGATGACGAACATTGTTGGTTGGGACTTGTTGGCAGCAAACAATACAACAACACGTACCTGTTCAACGACAGTTGTCTGATTCACATCCGCAACGATCTCGCCAGCGTGCGCGTTTGCGATATGCACCCCAGCCGGTTGAAGACGATCGTTTCGGTTTTTAGGCTGCCGCGGATTCCGGTCGAATTTGAACAGGATCTACTTCGCCGCGTCGCCGATCTGCAACGCGTGATCAACATCAAAGTTCCCGAGACGATCGCCGGGCAGATCGTTGCCGACGCGTGTCGCCCCGTGGTTCTGTTACGCGCGCACGCCAGCGGTTCGCTCGACTACGGCGTCCGCGTTCGGGACGCGATGGATGTGCTGCACCGTCCGGGTACGGGGCTGATGTTGAAGTCGGGGAACCGCGATGGCCAGCCGGTGCAATTTCAACGCGATGCCGACGCAGAAGTCCGCGCGGCCGAAGAGCTGCTGGGCCGATTGGGGCAGACGGCGCGAACGTTCGACGGCAGCATTCAGGATTTCGAAGCGGCGTTGCAGTTGATCGCCCACTTGCAAGACTTGGAAGCCGATGGAACCGAAGTGCTGTGGGACAAGGGTTCTGAAAAGCCGCTGAAGGTTCTGGGGGCGGTGACGTCCAGCAACGTCAGCGTCGGCATCAACCGCAAGCAGGATTGGTTTCAATTGTCGGGCAGCTGCCAGCTGGGCGAAGAATCGGTCGAATTGGTCGATCTGTTGGGGGCGTTGCAGGAGACGGGCGACGCGAGCGTGCGGGGCGACTTCGTTCGCATCGGCGATAAGGGGTGGACGAAGATCGAGAAGGGCTTGCGAGCCCAATTGACCGGGCTTCGCGATTCGATCACTCAGGACCGGCGCTCGCTGAAGTTTGACGCCACGTCGGCTTCCGCGGTGCGCGACTTCTTGAGTCACGATGTCCAAGTCGAAGCGACCCGTGCCTGGCACCAATGTTTGGTCCGATTGGAGCGGGCCGAGAAATTGGAACCGGTCCTTCCCAGCAACCTGAACGCGACGTTGCGTGATTATCAGACCGACGGTTTCCGGTGGTTGCGACGACTCGCCGAGTGGGGCGTTGGGGGAATCCTGGCCGATGACATGGGCTTGGGCAAGACGCTGCAAACGTTGGCGGTGATCTTGGATCGCAGCAGCGAAGGTCCCACGTTGGTGATCGCTCCGACTTCGGTCGGATTCAATTGGGTGCGCGAAGCCGAACGGTTCGCCCCCGATCTAAGCGTCCACCTTTACCGAGAGACCGAACGTGGCGAATTCCTAAATGGTGTCGGGCCGGGGACGTTGGTTGTGTGCAGCTATGGTCTGGCGCTTCGCGATGCCGAAGCGTTGGCAGGCGTGCAATGGTCGACGTTGGTGTTGGACGAAGCCCAAGCGATCAAGAACAGCCGCAGCAAAACGTCTGCCGCGATCGCTACAATTCCGGCTCAATGGAAGGTCGCGTTGACAGGCACCCCGGTCGAAAATCACCTTGGCGAATTGTGGAGCCTGTTCCACGTGATCTCTCCCGGCGTGTTCGGTGGCTGGGATCAATTTCGCAAACGGTTCGCAGGTCCGATCGAAAAGGATAACAACGAATCGCGTCGGTTGGCGTTGCGAGATCGCTTGCAACCGTTTGTGTTGCGACGCACCAAAACGGAGGTGCTGAAGGATTTGCCGCCGCGCAGTGACATGAACTTGTATGTCGAATTGAGCGATGCCGAGCGCCGAATGTACGATAAGGTGCGGGCATCGGCGATCGGCGAGATCGATCAGATTGCCAATCTCGGCGACGTGAAAGACCAGCGATTTAAGATCTTGGCACTGCTGACACGATTGCGACAGATCGCGTGTAGTCCGCGGATGGTCGATGAATCGTTAACACAGCGATCGTCCAAGTTGCAGTTGTTGCTCGAAACGGTGGCCGAACTCAAGGAGGAAGGCCATCGGGTGTTGATCTTCAGCCAGTTTGTGAAGCATTTGGCGTTGATCCGTGAGATGTTCGACCAGGAGGAAATCCGCTACGAATATCTGGATGGACAGACACCCGCCGATCAACGGCAAGCGGGCGTCGATCGTTTTCAAAACGGGGACGCTACGGCGTTTCTGATCTCACTGAAGGCCGGCGGCACCGGACTCAATCTCACCGCAGCCGACTATGTGATTCATATGGATCCCTGGTGGAACCCCGCCGTCGAAGACCAAGCTACCGATCGGGCCCATCGTATCGGGCAAGAGAATCCGGTGATGGTCTATCGATTGATTTCCGAAGGGACGATCGAGGAAGAGATCCTGAAACTTCACGATGCGAAACGCGATTTGGTTTCGGGAGTGATGGAAGGGACGCACGCGGCGGCCAAGTTGTCGACCAGTGATCTGATCGATCTCGTGCGAGGGACCTAG
- a CDS encoding Maf family protein, with protein MTDNALPQPEGLPIVLASGSPRRRELMQQAGYSFDVIAPDPAVECGVCSSESPAELVGRLAFRKAEDVMRRIDSGMIIAADTVAACRGQILGKPVDRDHARQMLTMLAGTDHAVYTGICLWSVPDQKACLDVCCTQLKMEAIDDATIEAYLDSERWVGKAGAFGYQDGNDWLQILSGSASNVVGLPMERLHEMLSRFSETAQPIDVSASPPPIVRIDRPTS; from the coding sequence ATGACCGACAATGCGTTGCCACAGCCGGAGGGTTTGCCGATCGTATTGGCCAGCGGTTCGCCGCGCCGCCGTGAACTGATGCAGCAAGCTGGCTATTCATTCGATGTGATCGCTCCGGATCCCGCGGTCGAATGTGGCGTCTGCAGTTCCGAATCGCCGGCCGAATTGGTCGGACGGCTCGCGTTTCGCAAGGCCGAAGACGTGATGCGGCGGATCGATTCGGGAATGATCATCGCGGCCGATACGGTGGCTGCGTGTCGGGGCCAGATCCTGGGCAAACCGGTCGACCGCGATCACGCCCGACAGATGTTGACGATGCTGGCCGGAACCGATCATGCCGTCTACACGGGAATCTGTTTGTGGTCGGTGCCCGATCAAAAGGCCTGTCTCGACGTCTGTTGTACCCAGTTGAAAATGGAAGCGATCGACGACGCGACGATCGAAGCCTATCTGGACAGCGAGCGTTGGGTCGGCAAAGCGGGAGCGTTCGGATACCAGGATGGCAACGACTGGTTGCAGATCCTTTCGGGAAGCGCCTCGAATGTCGTAGGGCTGCCGATGGAACGCCTGCATGAGATGCTCTCGCGTTTTTCGGAAACGGCCCAGCCGATCGACGTTTCGGCATCGCCCCCCCCGATCGTCCGGATCGATCGTCCCACATCCTGA
- a CDS encoding DUF3467 domain-containing protein: MNDSPSEDQPVPGDNAHNLRARIPDHVGEGVFSTGAIVVTGPSEFVLDFVQNISRPHRVAARVVLPHPVLPQFLEALRKNLEIYKGRFGAPADPPKPPSDARRPSPQEIYDDLKMSDSLLSGAYANGVMIGHGAAEFSMDFITSFFPQSAVSARVYMAAGQIPRLIESLDNAMKQLQIRGNQAGGQLPPPQPPKPQPPSTQSPGDDLLPPNDNRPDPDDVE; the protein is encoded by the coding sequence ATGAACGATTCACCGTCTGAAGATCAACCCGTTCCCGGCGACAATGCGCACAATCTGCGGGCCCGCATCCCCGACCACGTTGGCGAAGGGGTTTTTTCCACCGGCGCGATTGTCGTTACCGGGCCGAGCGAATTTGTGCTCGATTTTGTGCAAAACATCTCCCGCCCTCATCGGGTGGCAGCCCGCGTGGTCCTGCCGCATCCGGTACTTCCGCAATTCCTGGAAGCGCTTCGCAAGAACCTAGAGATCTATAAAGGCCGCTTTGGCGCCCCTGCCGATCCTCCCAAACCACCTTCGGACGCGCGGCGGCCTTCGCCTCAGGAGATCTATGATGATCTCAAGATGAGCGACTCGCTGCTCAGTGGCGCTTATGCCAATGGCGTCATGATCGGTCATGGCGCGGCCGAATTCAGCATGGACTTCATCACCAGCTTCTTCCCGCAATCGGCCGTCAGTGCACGGGTTTACATGGCAGCCGGGCAGATCCCGCGGCTGATCGAATCGCTCGACAACGCAATGAAACAGCTGCAAATTCGTGGCAATCAAGCGGGCGGACAACTGCCTCCACCTCAGCCCCCCAAGCCGCAGCCGCCATCGACACAGTCCCCCGGCGACGACCTGTTGCCCCCCAACGACAACCGTCCCGATCCCGACGACGTCGAGTAG